A genomic window from Ignavibacteria bacterium includes:
- a CDS encoding S8 family peptidase: MKYLLIAVIFCFLGTITVHSEDNNYVPGEIIVMLKAGESVNKLSNSFGFIGLTVKEPVVEYMNIWLYKFDNSRINAETMLNEVKKHPSVSVAQFNHYVTERSVTPNDTRFGEMWGLNNTGQTGGTVDADIDAPEAWSLTTSGLTATGDSIASAVIDGGFYLNHIDMNFWKNWYEIPGNGIDDDTNGYVDDVNGWNAYNNNGNVTASGTHGTHVSGTIGARGNNNLGVTGVNWNIKIVAIQGSSGTESIVLRAYGYALKLRRMYNQTNGVKGAFIVSTNSSFGVDYGQPANFPLWCAFYDSLGSAGILSACATANLNINVDVQGDIPTACPSDWMVAVTNTTNTDAKNSGAAYGLTTIDLGAPGTSILSTTTASNYGTSTGTSMATPHVAGAIAFMYAVAPLSWIQQYKLTPGPYALQVKQKIMQGVDIKPSMVNTVSGGRLNLNNSAILMQNLVSVGNQNNQVPALFRLYQNYPNPFNPSTVLAFDMPKEGFASLKIYNSIGQEVAVLIDGIVKAGSYQKVFNASSLPSGIYFYKFVTEGFSDVRKMSLIK, translated from the coding sequence ATGAAATATTTACTAATTGCAGTTATTTTTTGTTTCTTAGGTACAATTACTGTTCATTCTGAAGATAATAATTATGTACCCGGCGAAATAATAGTAATGCTCAAAGCCGGTGAAAGCGTGAACAAGCTTTCAAACTCATTCGGTTTTATAGGGTTAACAGTTAAAGAGCCCGTTGTTGAATATATGAATATCTGGCTCTACAAGTTTGATAACAGCAGGATTAATGCTGAAACAATGCTGAATGAAGTAAAAAAACATCCTTCAGTAAGTGTTGCACAGTTCAATCATTATGTTACAGAAAGATCTGTAACTCCGAACGATACCCGTTTTGGTGAAATGTGGGGACTTAACAATACCGGGCAAACCGGAGGAACAGTTGATGCCGATATTGACGCTCCTGAAGCATGGAGCTTAACTACCAGCGGCTTGACAGCAACAGGTGATTCAATTGCTTCAGCGGTAATTGACGGAGGTTTTTACCTCAATCACATTGATATGAACTTCTGGAAGAACTGGTATGAAATTCCCGGCAACGGAATTGATGACGATACAAACGGTTACGTTGATGATGTGAATGGCTGGAATGCATACAATAATAACGGTAATGTAACTGCCAGCGGAACACACGGAACTCATGTATCAGGTACGATCGGTGCACGCGGGAATAATAATCTGGGTGTTACAGGCGTTAACTGGAATATTAAAATAGTAGCTATCCAGGGTTCATCAGGAACTGAATCAATTGTATTGAGAGCTTACGGTTATGCGCTTAAATTAAGAAGGATGTATAACCAGACAAACGGAGTAAAAGGGGCATTTATCGTTTCAACAAACTCATCTTTTGGCGTTGACTATGGCCAGCCCGCAAATTTCCCGTTATGGTGCGCATTTTATGATTCACTCGGCAGCGCCGGAATTTTAAGTGCCTGCGCTACAGCAAATCTGAATATCAACGTTGATGTACAGGGTGATATCCCGACAGCTTGCCCGAGTGACTGGATGGTAGCAGTTACAAATACCACAAACACAGATGCAAAAAACTCAGGCGCAGCTTACGGGCTTACAACTATTGATCTCGGTGCTCCCGGCACAAGCATACTTTCAACTACAACTGCAAGCAACTACGGCACATCAACGGGCACATCAATGGCTACGCCGCATGTAGCCGGAGCTATTGCATTTATGTATGCGGTTGCGCCGCTATCATGGATACAGCAGTATAAGCTAACGCCCGGACCATATGCTTTGCAGGTTAAACAAAAAATTATGCAGGGTGTAGATATTAAGCCTTCTATGGTTAATACAGTATCAGGCGGCAGGCTAAACCTGAACAACAGCGCTATTTTGATGCAGAATCTGGTTAGTGTTGGCAACCAGAATAACCAGGTTCCGGCACTGTTCAGGCTTTACCAGAACTATCCAAATCCGTTCAATCCTTCGACAGTACTTGCATTTGATATGCCAAAAGAAGGATTTGCTTCATTGAAAATTTATAACTCCATCGGGCAGGAAGTTGCTGTATTAATAGACGGAATAGTTAAAGCCGGTTCTTACCAGAAAGTCTTCAATGCGTCTTCGCTTCCCAGCGGAATTTATTTTTATAAGTTCGTAACTGAAGGTTTCAGTGATGTGAGAAAAATGTCGCTTATTAAATAA
- a CDS encoding glycosyltransferase codes for MKIAFLSPFYPFRGGIAQFGDSLYIALSENNDVKAFTFTRQYPGILFPGKTQFVSNSDLNRNIPVTRVLDSVNPFTWYKTAKEIIKFKPESVIISYWMPFFAPAFGKIAALLKKNGIKVLGLMHNVIAHEKRFGDEALTKYFFKRCDSFILLNKTSEKDLLELKPEAKYIIHSHPLYDHYGSKLDTVAARNKLNIAPDKKVILFFGFIRDYKGLDLLIESMKDLTDDHLLLIAGEVYGNFKKYDELIDKLGLRSRINLQIRYIPETEIPVFFSAADVCVLPYRSATQSGIVGISYHFDLPVIVTNTGGLAEMVEENKTGIIITNPETAKISEEIKRYFNDGLKNKFIPFIEAYKQKHSWKKLAEKIIELCNSR; via the coding sequence ATGAAAATCGCATTTTTATCACCATTTTATCCTTTCAGAGGGGGGATTGCGCAATTTGGCGACTCTCTTTACATCGCATTATCAGAAAATAATGATGTAAAAGCCTTCACCTTCACCCGCCAATACCCCGGTATATTATTTCCGGGGAAAACCCAGTTTGTTTCCAATAGTGACCTGAACAGGAATATTCCGGTTACAAGGGTGCTGGATAGTGTAAATCCTTTCACATGGTATAAAACGGCTAAAGAAATAATAAAATTTAAACCCGAATCTGTAATTATCAGTTACTGGATGCCATTTTTTGCGCCGGCATTTGGAAAAATTGCGGCTCTGCTTAAGAAAAATGGTATTAAGGTACTTGGGCTGATGCATAATGTTATTGCCCACGAAAAACGGTTTGGAGATGAAGCCCTGACAAAATATTTTTTTAAGAGGTGTGATAGTTTTATTCTTTTAAATAAAACCTCTGAAAAGGATTTGCTGGAATTAAAACCGGAAGCGAAATATATAATTCACTCTCACCCCCTTTACGACCATTACGGAAGCAAACTGGATACTGTTGCAGCAAGAAACAAGCTGAATATCGCCCCGGATAAAAAAGTAATTTTATTTTTCGGGTTTATCAGGGATTATAAGGGCTTGGATTTACTAATTGAATCAATGAAAGATCTGACCGATGATCACTTACTTTTAATTGCAGGTGAAGTTTACGGAAACTTCAAAAAATATGATGAACTGATAGATAAACTTGGTCTGCGCAGCAGAATAAATCTGCAGATAAGATATATACCAGAAACTGAGATACCTGTATTTTTTTCTGCGGCTGATGTTTGCGTACTCCCTTACCGTTCTGCCACTCAAAGCGGAATTGTTGGAATATCATATCATTTTGACCTTCCTGTTATTGTTACAAATACAGGCGGTCTTGCAGAAATGGTTGAAGAAAATAAAACAGGAATAATTATCACCAATCCTGAAACAGCCAAAATATCAGAAGAAATAAAACGATACTTTAATGACGGACTGAAAAACAAATTCATTCCATTCATTGAAGCCTATAAACAAAAACATTCCTGGAAAAAGCTTGCTGAAAAGATTATTGAGTTGTGCAATAGTCGTTAA
- a CDS encoding PH domain-containing protein produces MSETQEQIVWEGSQSQVLNFGIFISMGIVSLIILVLSLLFFPLAAVLVIIPLIYIFIKWLIVKNHRYKVTTERIFYTTGIFSKKTEALELYRVRDVDMYEPFWQRLFKLGNIALTTSDKTSMNFLLKAVPNPAELMNNIRKNVEQRRDVKRVRGVEFLDDDDTVENLT; encoded by the coding sequence ATGAGTGAAACACAGGAACAAATAGTTTGGGAAGGCTCTCAATCTCAGGTACTTAACTTTGGAATTTTTATTTCCATGGGTATTGTTTCATTAATAATATTGGTGCTAAGCTTATTGTTTTTCCCTTTGGCTGCTGTTCTTGTTATCATTCCGCTTATATACATTTTTATAAAATGGTTGATCGTAAAAAATCACAGGTATAAAGTTACAACTGAACGGATCTTCTACACAACCGGAATATTTTCCAAAAAAACCGAAGCGCTTGAGCTATACAGGGTCAGGGATGTTGATATGTATGAACCGTTCTGGCAAAGGCTTTTTAAGCTTGGGAATATAGCTTTAACAACCTCTGATAAAACATCTATGAATTTCCTGCTGAAAGCGGTTCCAAACCCGGCAGAATTAATGAACAATATCAGGAAAAATGTTGAACAAAGACGTGATGTTAAACGCGTTAGGGGAGTTGAGTTCTTAGATGATGATGATACTGTTGAAAATTTAACATAA
- the ccsA gene encoding cytochrome c biogenesis protein CcsA — translation MDKLLKYGLFIWLTIVICFAIIAPIPAVGNMGERARILYFHVPTAWVSTVAFVMALVYGAQYIRKRDILYDYKAASSAALGLIFAVLATVTGAIWAKFEWGAFWNWDPRQTSIFVLILVYGAYFALRSAVESEEQRAKLSSVYSILAGITVPFFIFIFPRIVDSLHPDPIVNSSGKVKMNTNMLIVFISSLAGFTGLYIWMLNLRVRLAKLNLKENR, via the coding sequence ATGGATAAATTATTAAAATACGGTCTGTTTATCTGGCTAACGATAGTTATTTGCTTTGCAATTATTGCCCCCATTCCCGCAGTTGGCAATATGGGTGAGCGCGCCAGGATTTTATACTTTCACGTACCAACTGCCTGGGTAAGCACTGTTGCGTTTGTAATGGCCCTGGTTTACGGCGCGCAGTATATCCGCAAGCGCGATATATTATACGATTATAAAGCAGCTTCATCAGCAGCTCTTGGATTGATCTTCGCTGTGCTTGCTACAGTTACCGGCGCTATCTGGGCAAAATTCGAATGGGGCGCTTTCTGGAACTGGGACCCGCGGCAAACATCTATATTTGTATTGATACTGGTGTATGGCGCTTATTTCGCACTAAGAAGCGCAGTTGAATCTGAAGAACAAAGAGCCAAGCTCTCATCTGTTTATTCTATTTTAGCGGGTATTACAGTACCGTTCTTTATTTTTATATTCCCAAGAATTGTGGATTCACTGCATCCGGATCCGATTGTAAATTCAAGCGGGAAAGTTAAAATGAACACAAATATGCTTATTGTATTTATAAGCTCACTTGCAGGATTTACCGGACTGTATATATGGATGCTTAACCTTAGGGTAAGATTAGCTAAACTGAATTTAAAGGAGAACCGTTAA
- a CDS encoding CcmD family protein has product MDFFAQNQNFIVLGVTLILWLGIFLYMLSIDKKIKNIEKE; this is encoded by the coding sequence ATGGATTTTTTTGCACAAAACCAGAATTTTATAGTACTTGGTGTTACATTGATCCTGTGGCTGGGAATTTTCCTTTATATGCTTTCAATTGATAAGAAAATAAAAAATATCGAAAAGGAGTAA
- a CDS encoding cytochrome c maturation protein CcmE — MNKRYVIGAIIIVVFLVVGFFAFVDTKVEYADFKHASETHKKTQVKGTWVKDKDAGFDAATNKFTFYMKDESNTEMKVVLDGAEPNNFKMAESVVAKGKIKDGYFHATEVLTKCPSKYEGDGQDVKKSSM, encoded by the coding sequence ATGAACAAACGCTATGTAATAGGCGCAATAATAATAGTGGTATTTCTGGTAGTTGGATTTTTTGCTTTTGTTGATACAAAAGTGGAATATGCTGATTTTAAACATGCCTCAGAAACCCACAAAAAAACACAGGTAAAAGGCACCTGGGTTAAAGATAAAGATGCAGGTTTTGATGCTGCCACCAACAAGTTTACTTTCTATATGAAAGATGAAAGTAATACAGAAATGAAAGTTGTGCTGGATGGTGCCGAGCCGAATAATTTTAAAATGGCAGAAAGTGTTGTTGCCAAAGGAAAGATAAAAGACGGCTATTTTCACGCTACAGAAGTGCTGACCAAATGCCCCTCAAAATATGAAGGTGACGGCCAGGATGTAAAGAAATCAAGTATGTAG
- a CDS encoding CTP synthase codes for MKNVKYIFLTGGVVSSLGKGIAASSLGLLLKSRGLRVTIQKFDPYINVDPGTMSPYQHGEVFVTEDGAESDLDLGHYERFMDMDMSKANNTTTGQVYYEVISRERRGDYLGATVQVVPHITDEIKRRMMKLGDSKKYDVVITEIGGTVGDIESLPFLEAMRQLMLKVGRENSLSIHLTYVPFIEAAGEIKTKPTQHSVKTLLEIGIQPDILVIRSHNSISREIKDKIALFCNVQPDCVVSAKDVPTIYQVPLELLREGLDNIVVEKLHIKNGKTNISKWKKLVSRINNPKNTVTVGICGKYNMVPDAYKSILESFVHAGAENDVKVNIKWISAQDLEKDKNTGKYLAGIDGLLVPYGFGERGTEGKIRAIKYVRENKIPFFGICFGMQLAVVEFARNVLKLKDANSAEIKETKNNVIDLMEEQKGITEKGGTMRLGSYACTVKRGTRTYETYKAVNIQERHRHRYEFNNRFRDQFEAAGMIFSGINPDRDLVEIIEIPGHPWFIACQFHPELKSRATKAHPLFREFVNACKKKKRSKK; via the coding sequence TTGAAAAACGTAAAATACATATTTTTAACCGGCGGAGTTGTTTCTTCTTTGGGCAAGGGCATTGCAGCCTCATCGCTTGGCTTGCTGCTTAAATCACGTGGTTTAAGGGTCACAATACAGAAGTTTGACCCGTATATTAATGTTGATCCGGGCACTATGAGTCCGTACCAGCACGGCGAAGTATTTGTGACTGAAGACGGAGCAGAATCTGACCTTGATCTCGGTCACTATGAGCGCTTTATGGATATGGATATGTCCAAGGCGAACAATACCACAACAGGGCAGGTATATTACGAGGTTATCTCACGTGAAAGGCGCGGAGATTACCTGGGGGCGACAGTACAGGTAGTGCCGCATATAACCGATGAGATCAAGCGCCGTATGATGAAGCTTGGTGATTCCAAAAAATATGATGTAGTTATCACTGAAATTGGCGGCACGGTAGGTGATATTGAATCGCTGCCCTTCCTTGAGGCAATGAGGCAGCTTATGCTTAAGGTCGGCCGTGAAAATTCGCTTTCAATACATTTAACTTATGTACCGTTCATAGAAGCTGCCGGTGAAATTAAAACCAAGCCTACACAGCACAGCGTTAAAACGCTGCTTGAAATTGGCATACAGCCGGATATACTTGTAATTCGCAGCCATAACAGCATTTCAAGGGAAATAAAGGATAAGATCGCGCTCTTTTGCAACGTTCAGCCTGATTGTGTTGTATCAGCAAAAGATGTTCCCACAATTTACCAGGTGCCGCTGGAGCTTTTGCGCGAAGGGCTTGATAATATAGTTGTAGAAAAGCTTCATATAAAAAACGGCAAAACAAATATATCCAAATGGAAAAAGCTTGTAAGCCGTATTAATAATCCGAAAAATACTGTCACGGTCGGAATCTGCGGAAAATACAATATGGTTCCGGATGCATATAAGAGTATACTGGAATCATTTGTGCATGCAGGCGCAGAAAATGATGTAAAGGTGAATATTAAATGGATCTCAGCGCAGGACCTTGAAAAAGATAAAAATACAGGAAAATACTTGGCCGGAATTGACGGGCTGCTTGTACCGTACGGATTCGGCGAGCGCGGTACCGAAGGCAAGATCCGCGCGATAAAATATGTGCGTGAAAATAAAATTCCGTTCTTTGGAATATGTTTCGGGATGCAGCTTGCTGTTGTGGAATTCGCACGGAATGTGCTTAAACTTAAGGACGCCAATAGTGCAGAAATTAAGGAAACGAAGAATAATGTAATTGACCTGATGGAAGAGCAAAAAGGTATCACAGAAAAAGGCGGAACAATGAGGCTTGGCTCATATGCCTGCACTGTAAAACGCGGAACCAGGACTTACGAAACGTACAAAGCGGTAAATATACAGGAACGCCACCGTCACAGGTATGAATTCAATAACCGTTTCAGGGACCAGTTCGAAGCTGCAGGAATGATATTTTCAGGGATAAACCCGGATAGAGACCTTGTAGAAATAATTGAAATACCCGGCCATCCATGGTTCATAGCCTGCCAGTTCCACCCTGAGCTGAAATCAAGGGCAACAAAAGCGCATCCGCTTTTCAGGGAATTTGTAAACGCATGCAAGAAGAAAAAACGCAGCAAGAAATAA
- a CDS encoding HIT family protein: MADCVFCKIVSGEYTSSKIYEDETILAFMDIQPVNTGHLLIIPKKHVELISDLDDETSSKMMRLANRINIALRKSGIRLEGINYFLADGEAAGQEVFHTHIHLIPRFNNDGFGFIFPEGYRVKLPERNDLNTIAEKIKAILV; the protein is encoded by the coding sequence ATGGCAGATTGTGTTTTTTGCAAAATAGTCTCGGGTGAATACACTTCAAGCAAGATTTATGAAGATGAAACGATACTTGCATTCATGGATATTCAGCCTGTGAACACAGGTCATTTACTCATAATACCTAAAAAACACGTTGAGCTTATTTCTGATCTTGATGATGAAACATCATCAAAAATGATGAGGCTTGCAAACCGAATAAATATAGCTTTAAGAAAATCCGGAATAAGACTTGAAGGTATAAATTATTTTTTAGCTGACGGCGAAGCAGCAGGTCAGGAAGTATTTCATACACATATACATCTCATACCGCGCTTCAACAATGATGGATTTGGTTTCATTTTTCCTGAAGGATACAGAGTAAAGCTTCCGGAAAGAAATGATTTAAATACGATTGCTGAAAAGATTAAAGCAATATTAGTATAA
- the kdsB gene encoding 3-deoxy-manno-octulosonate cytidylyltransferase, translating to MKRQKAKGKKGLVVIGVIPARYSSTRLHAKALAMISGKPMIQHVYERCLKTKLLSDVLVATDDKRIFDAVINFGGNVTMTSRSHKSGTDRIGEAVRNIKCDIVVNIQGDEPMISPGNIDKAIEPLLNEKSVNVSTLCIKISDIKVINNPNVVKVVFDSNSNALYFSRSAVPFNRDNSKTEYFKHIGLYVYRKDYLMNFIKMKPSNLELTEKLEQLRILESGEKIKVIKTKIDSHSVDTAADLKKIRKMFNGM from the coding sequence ATGAAAAGGCAGAAGGCAAAAGGCAAAAAGGGATTAGTTGTTATTGGTGTTATCCCTGCGCGATACAGCTCAACCCGTTTGCATGCAAAAGCCCTTGCTATGATTAGCGGCAAGCCTATGATACAGCATGTTTACGAAAGATGCCTTAAGACTAAACTTCTGAGTGATGTTCTGGTAGCAACCGATGATAAGCGAATTTTTGATGCCGTTATTAATTTTGGCGGCAATGTTACAATGACTTCCAGATCACATAAAAGCGGCACGGATAGAATTGGCGAAGCGGTGAGGAATATTAAATGTGATATCGTTGTAAATATACAGGGCGATGAACCTATGATATCACCCGGTAATATAGATAAGGCCATTGAGCCGTTATTAAATGAAAAAAGTGTTAATGTTTCAACTTTATGCATAAAAATATCTGATATAAAAGTTATCAATAACCCTAATGTTGTAAAAGTTGTATTTGATTCAAACAGTAATGCATTATACTTTTCAAGGAGTGCAGTTCCGTTTAACAGGGATAACTCCAAAACAGAATATTTCAAGCATATTGGCCTTTATGTTTACAGAAAAGATTACCTGATGAATTTCATAAAGATGAAGCCATCTAATCTTGAACTTACTGAAAAGCTTGAACAACTCCGAATATTGGAATCAGGTGAAAAGATTAAAGTAATTAAAACAAAGATAGATTCACATTCAGTTGATACAGCAGCAGACTTAAAGAAAATCAGAAAAATGTTCAATGGTATGTAA
- the gatC gene encoding Asp-tRNA(Asn)/Glu-tRNA(Gln) amidotransferase subunit GatC, translating into MSVTIKDVEKIAKLAKLKFTEEEKIKLQGEMNEVLGYIDTINQIPGLDDVKPLENINDTENVFREDVSEVCLTKEEALKNAPEKTENFFKVPKVLDK; encoded by the coding sequence ATGTCAGTAACAATAAAAGATGTAGAGAAGATCGCGAAGCTTGCGAAGCTGAAATTCACCGAAGAGGAAAAAATAAAGCTTCAGGGTGAAATGAACGAGGTATTGGGATATATTGATACTATAAACCAGATACCCGGCCTTGATGACGTAAAACCGCTTGAAAATATTAACGATACAGAAAATGTTTTCAGGGAAGATGTTTCGGAAGTTTGCCTGACCAAAGAAGAAGCTTTAAAGAATGCTCCTGAGAAGACTGAGAATTTCTTTAAAGTACCAAAAGTTCTGGATAAGTAA
- a CDS encoding 1-acyl-sn-glycerol-3-phosphate acyltransferase: MWLIKNLIVIFYSLIVAILSILIYPFDYRNKLSNPLMKVWTNVVLFIYGIKVNVTGAENIDPAKGKIYISNHASYMDIFVQLAKLPDNVRMIYKKEINRVPILGWAMYCAGFVALNRDKVREAMKSLDKAAERVRKGLSVVIYPEGTRTQNGQVGEFKRGMFFLADKAKADIIPVSLQGTFEIMPIGSVKVKPGIVNMVIGKPIQYRKDKELLGEIRETVIKNLKPPQ, from the coding sequence ATGTGGCTGATCAAAAATTTAATTGTGATCTTTTATTCTCTTATTGTAGCCATACTATCTATTTTAATCTATCCTTTTGATTACCGTAACAAGCTTTCAAATCCCTTAATGAAGGTGTGGACAAATGTTGTTCTTTTTATTTACGGAATAAAAGTAAATGTTACCGGTGCTGAAAATATAGACCCGGCAAAAGGCAAGATATATATATCAAACCATGCAAGCTATATGGATATTTTTGTACAGCTTGCAAAGCTTCCTGATAATGTGCGGATGATATATAAGAAGGAAATTAACCGCGTTCCAATTTTAGGCTGGGCAATGTATTGCGCGGGATTTGTAGCGCTGAACCGCGATAAAGTCCGCGAAGCGATGAAGTCACTTGATAAAGCCGCTGAAAGAGTCAGAAAAGGTTTATCTGTTGTGATATACCCTGAAGGCACAAGGACTCAGAATGGGCAGGTGGGAGAATTTAAGCGGGGAATGTTCTTTCTGGCTGATAAGGCTAAAGCTGATATAATTCCCGTTTCACTTCAGGGTACATTTGAAATAATGCCGATAGGCTCAGTTAAGGTAAAGCCAGGGATCGTGAATATGGTAATTGGTAAACCAATCCAGTACAGGAAAGATAAAGAGCTGCTGGGTGAGATACGTGAAACAGTAATTAAGAATTTGAAACCACCGCAATAA
- the carA gene encoding glutamine-hydrolyzing carbamoyl-phosphate synthase small subunit — protein sequence MKQKQKVYLRLANGKTFTGYSFGKYGNSDGEVVFTTGMTGYPESLTDPSYSGQILVFTYPLIGNYGIPRFQRDDTAKTVQDGFESGKIQVRGIVISNYSFEYSHFDAAGSLHTWLQENNIPGIYGVDTRELTKTLRTTGVMLGKITTEPGEVTLDIIDPNDTDLAGLVGVKEPVVYTPKKKNPKKILLIDCGVKNNIIRNFVNRGAEVIRVPLGYDPMTSEYEFDGIFVSNGPGDPKMCTATIDNLKRSFSLNKPIFGICLGSQILGLSAGADTYKLKFGHRSQNQPCIEVGGHCYITSQNHGYAVDTKTLPGDWQEWFINNNDGTNEGVKHNSKPFFAVQFHPESSPGPNDTGWLFDKFIDML from the coding sequence TTGAAACAAAAACAAAAAGTATATCTTCGTTTAGCTAACGGTAAAACCTTTACGGGATATAGTTTCGGAAAATACGGCAATTCCGATGGAGAAGTGGTATTTACCACGGGAATGACCGGTTACCCCGAATCGCTGACAGATCCTTCATATTCAGGGCAAATACTTGTTTTTACATATCCTTTAATAGGGAATTATGGAATACCCCGGTTTCAACGAGATGATACAGCAAAAACAGTTCAGGATGGTTTTGAATCGGGTAAGATACAGGTCAGGGGAATCGTAATTTCAAACTACAGCTTTGAATACAGCCATTTTGATGCTGCCGGCTCACTCCACACATGGCTCCAGGAAAATAATATTCCCGGCATTTATGGAGTGGATACACGCGAGCTTACAAAAACACTAAGAACGACCGGCGTAATGCTGGGAAAGATCACTACCGAACCCGGTGAAGTCACACTTGATATAATTGATCCGAATGATACTGACCTTGCCGGATTGGTAGGAGTAAAAGAACCTGTTGTATACACACCAAAGAAAAAGAATCCGAAGAAAATACTGCTTATTGATTGCGGAGTAAAAAATAACATTATACGCAATTTTGTGAACCGCGGAGCAGAAGTTATCCGCGTTCCGCTTGGTTACGACCCCATGACCTCAGAATATGAGTTTGACGGTATATTTGTTTCCAACGGTCCGGGTGACCCCAAAATGTGCACTGCAACCATAGATAATTTAAAAAGATCATTCAGCCTTAATAAGCCGATATTCGGAATTTGCCTAGGCAGCCAGATATTGGGACTCTCGGCAGGCGCGGATACATACAAGCTTAAGTTCGGCCACCGTTCACAAAACCAGCCATGTATTGAAGTTGGGGGACATTGTTACATCACATCCCAAAATCACGGTTATGCCGTTGATACAAAAACACTGCCGGGTGACTGGCAGGAGTGGTTCATAAATAACAACGACGGCACTAATGAAGGCGTTAAGCATAATTCAAAACCGTTCTTTGCCGTGCAGTTCCACCCTGAATCATCACCGGGTCCGAATGATACAGGCTGGCTGTTTGATAAATTTATAGATATGCTGTAG